In Vigna unguiculata cultivar IT97K-499-35 unplaced genomic scaffold, ASM411807v1 contig_120, whole genome shotgun sequence, one DNA window encodes the following:
- the LOC114171142 gene encoding guanine nucleotide-binding protein-like NSN1 has translation MVMKNKKIKSKRVSLKKKYKVIRKVKEHNRKKGKEAKKLRLSGKNKVEKDPAIPNNWPFKEHELKALEARRTKAIEELEQKKAERKERARKRKLGLLEEEYDSKFPHSAI, from the exons atggtgatgaagaacaaga AGATTAAGAGTAAGAGGGTttcgttgaagaagaagtacaaggtgatacggaaggtgaaagagcacaATAGAAAAAAAGGGAAGGAAGCGAAGAAGCTTAGGCTGAGTGGGAAAAATAAGGTTGAGAAGGATCCTGCTATTCCCAACAATTGGCCTTTTAAGGAACATGAACTCAAAGCCCTTGAAGCTCGAAGGACGAAGGCCATTGAGGAATTGGAGCAAAAGAAAGCCGAACGCAAGGAGAGg GCTCGTAAAAGGAAATTGGGCTTGCTAGAGGAGGAATATGACTCTAAGTT ccctcactccgccatctga